AGCCATCCAGAAGATATTAAAGAACGCTTTAACATGAGTAAAGCTGCATTTAAGCGCGCACTTGGTAAGTTGATGAAAGAAGAAAAGGTTTACCAAGAAGAAGGTTGGACTTACTTTAAGAAATAAGATGAAAGATTAAAAAGCACACCCTTATCTAAAAAGATAAGGGTGTGCTTTTTTTAATTTCCTTGCGGAGAAACAAGAGTAAATGTATCTTTCAAATCACTATCATTTATTTTAATATTTGCCTTTTTTAATTCCTCTTGTAACAATTTTTTGCTGAATACAGGATCAGCAGTACGTTCTTCCTCTAAGTTTTTGCGAATAGAGTTTTTTACCTCATCGTAAGGTTTTAAATCTTTTTTATCAGTTAATTTAATAACGTGATAACCGTTTGATGATTTTACGGGGTTGCTAATTTGCCCAACATTTAGTTTGTAGGCAGCCGTTTCGAATTCAGGAGCCATTGTACCTGAATTGAAGTATCCAAGGTCTCCGCCTTTATCTTTTGATAGTAGATCTTGTGATTCTTGTTTTGCTAATTCTTCAAATGAAGCACCGGCATCTAGTTTACTCTTTATTTCTTTCGCTTCATTTTCGTCACTTACTAAAATGTGACTCGCTTTAATTTCTGGCTTATAGTGGTCTTTTACGTCTTTCTCTGTAATGCTTTTCTTAATCGCTTCATTCATAGCAAGTTTGAACTTAATTTGATTTTTAAAATCCTCTTCATCTTTTAAACCATTATTTACTAATACTTTTTTGAATTGATCTCCATATTGTTTTTTTACTTTTTCTACTTCTTTATTTACCTCTTCATCAGGTACTTTATATTTTTTTGTGATGACGTCTTGTGCCATCATTTCGTATAGCATGTCTTTTCCGTAACGATCTTTCAATTGTTTTTCGAAGTTATCCTTTGTAATGGTCGAGTCTGTTGCTGTAGCGACTGTAGCTGAGCCATTTTTTTGTTCGCAAGCAGATAGCATCAATATACTTATTAGTGCAGTAATAATGAAAATATGTTTCCCTCTCATGCCAACACCTCATCCGAATATGTTATCGCTATTGTAGAATATAGAAGTGAACATGAAGTGAATTTTTAATGTTTTTTTCCTTTAAAATGTAAAAAAGTACATCAACATAATTGTTGATGTACGATGGAATCAAAGGTGATCGGTCTTTTTAGAGTATGCACGTTTACCTTGCTGAATATTTTTTTGCTCTTGCTCATTTTTTTGTGTGCGTTTTGCGTTATTATCGCGTGCTTTTTTGTCGTTATCACTCGTATGTGGCATATGTATCAACTCCATTTCTAAACGTTGTACGTT
This genomic interval from Bacillus thuringiensis contains the following:
- the prsA gene encoding peptidylprolyl isomerase PrsA; this translates as MRGKHIFIITALISILMLSACEQKNGSATVATATDSTITKDNFEKQLKDRYGKDMLYEMMAQDVITKKYKVPDEEVNKEVEKVKKQYGDQFKKVLVNNGLKDEEDFKNQIKFKLAMNEAIKKSITEKDVKDHYKPEIKASHILVSDENEAKEIKSKLDAGASFEELAKQESQDLLSKDKGGDLGYFNSGTMAPEFETAAYKLNVGQISNPVKSSNGYHVIKLTDKKDLKPYDEVKNSIRKNLEEERTADPVFSKKLLQEELKKANIKINDSDLKDTFTLVSPQGN
- a CDS encoding DUF3941 domain-containing protein, giving the protein MPHTSDNDKKARDNNAKRTQKNEQEQKNIQQGKRAYSKKTDHL